The following proteins are encoded in a genomic region of Gossypium hirsutum isolate 1008001.06 chromosome D05, Gossypium_hirsutum_v2.1, whole genome shotgun sequence:
- the LOC107914109 gene encoding trihelix transcription factor DF1 yields the protein MESSMVEGSAEAATTVAGIHEGSEGEEDRGRVDEGDRSFGGNRWPRQETLALLKIRSDMDSLFRDSTLKGPLWEEVSRKLAELGYHRSAKKCKEKFENVYKYHKRTKDGRTSKADGKTKTYRFFDELEAFQNLHSLHPLSPPKPQTPTPTSASVMNPTNVPQSHATVPSINPTLSTQPVPPLHSINPCFFNISSNLFSTSTSSSTTSNDDSYQGSSGKKRKWKEFFRRLTKEVIEKQEELQNKFLQTIEKCEQQRLAREEAWRVQEMARINKEHELLVQERSKAAAKDAAVFAFLQKVSGQQPNTVQDNPQPQPQPPPPAQPMLAPLSTPPPPPPVQVQQPKTHPPPTQALNFDTSEMSNGGNSAVSVSLSPSPSRWPKVEVEALIKLRTNLDIKYQDNGPKGPLWEEISAAMRNLGYNRSAKRCKEKWENINKYFKKVKENNKTRPEDSKTCPYFHQLDAIYKDKISKNGNSLATSSPYGVKPDSRSTVPLMVRPEQQWPPPQGNNHQAETVAMMEEEADKGNVGHNNNHTQEEEEEEEEEDGDTEDEYEGNDFELVAKTAPIGSGGE from the exons ATGGAGTCAAGTATGGTAGAAGGGTCAGCGGAAGCGGCAACGACGGTGGCTGGAATCCATGAAGGAAGTGAAGGTGAAGAAGATAGAGGTAGGGTTGATGAAGGTGATCGGAGTTTTGGAGGAAATCGATGGCCTAGGCAAGAGACTTTGGCTTTATTGAAGATACGTTCCGACATGGATTCCCTTTTCCGGGATTCAACACTTAAAGGTCCATTGTGGGAAGAGGTTTCCAG GAAACTAGCTGAGCTTGGTTATCATCGAAGTGCTAAGAAATGCAAAGAGAAATTCGAGAATGTTTACAAGTATCACAAGAGAACCAAAGATGGCAGAACCAGCAAAGCTGATGGCAAGACCAAGACTTATCGTTTCTTTGATGAATTAGAAGCCTTTCAAAACCTTCATTCACTTCATCCACTGTCACCTCCTAAACCTCAAACTCCAACCCCAACATCCGCTTCTGTCATGAACCCTACCAATGTACCTCAATCCCATGCCACTGTACCTTCCATCAACCCTACCTTGTCTACCCAACCggttcctcctctccattccattaATCCTTGTTTCTTTAATATTTCATCCAATCTTTTCTCCACTTCCACCTCTTCTTCGACCACGTCCAATGATGATTCGTACCAAGGAAGCAGTGGGAAGAAGAGGAAATGGAAGGAGTTTTTCAGGAGGCTGACCAAGGAGGTGATTGAGAAACAAGAGGAGTTGCAGAACAAGTTCTTGCAAACCATAGAGAAATGCGAACAACAAAGGTTGGCTCGTGAAGAAGCTTGGAGGGTGCAAGAAATGGCAAGGATCAACAAAGAACATGAGCTTTTAGTCCAAGAAAGATCCAAGGCTGCTGCCAAAGATGCTGCGGTGTTTGCATTCTTGCAAAAGGTATCGGGACAACAACCCAACACGGTGCAAGACAATCCTCAGCCTCAGCCACAGCCACCTCCTCCGGCGCAGCCGATGTTAGCTCCGTTATCGacgcctcctcctcctcctcctgtGCAGGTGCAGCAGCCAAAGACACACCCGCCGCCAACTCAAGCTTTGAATTTTGATACCTCAGAAATGAGTAATGGAGGGAATAGTGCGGTTTCAGTTTCACTTTCACCGAGTCCTTCACGATGGCCAAAAGTTGAAGTTGAGGCTCTTATAAAGCTTAGAACTAATCTTGACATTAAGTATCAAGACAATGGACCAAAGGGTCCCCTGTGGGAAGAGATCTCAGCCGCCATGAGAAATCTGGGATATAATCGGAGCGCAAAGAGATGCAAAGAGAAATGGGAAAACATTAACAAATACTTcaagaaagtaaaagaaaacaaCAAGACACGGCCCGAAGATTCCAAGACATGCCCATATTTTCACCAGCTGGATGCCATCTACAAAGACAAAATAAGCAAAAACGGCAACTCCCTCGCCACTTCATCACCTTACGGTGTCAAGCCCGACAGCAGGTCCACGGTGCCACTAATGGTAAGGCCCGAACAACAATGGCCTCCACCGCAAGGAAACAACCACCAGGCCGAGACGGTGGCGATGATGGAAGAAGAAGCTGACAAAGGCAATGTGGGTCACAACAACAATCACacccaagaagaagaagaagaagaagaagaagaagatggggATACTGAAGATGAATATGAAGGGAATGATTTCGAGTTAGTAGCAAAAACTGCTCCAATTGGCAGTGGCGGCGAGTGA
- the LOC107914108 gene encoding WAT1-related protein At1g43650 gives MKSILKYAMLMENHKPYIAMLFVQFIYAGMALFSKAAISKGMNPYVFVVYRQAFATITLAPFAFFLESKQTSLSYNLIIKIFLISLCGLTLSLNLYSVAIKYTTATFAAATTNTIPVLTLIIAVCLRMESISVRKFPGLAKVLGSVISLSGALVFAFVKGPTIKFMNWYPETQNQTADSIAKDHPVGVWIKGCLIMLSANTAWSMWLVLQGRIVKQYPAKLRLTALQCFFSCIQSAIWAIAAERNPSAWKLGWDVHLLAVIYCGVIVAGITYWLQVWTIEKKGPVFTAIFTPLALVITAIFSAFLWKETLHWGSVAGVVLLVGGLYSVLWGKKKEDEKMVRNEQNPGTNKEEIVLECITHQ, from the exons ATGAAGAGCATACTTAAATATGCAATGCTTATGGAAAACCATAAGCCTTACATTGCAATGCTCTTTGTACAGTTTATATATGCAGGCATGGCCTTGTTTTCAAAAGCAGCAATTTCCAAAGGAATGAACCCTTATGTGTTTGTGGTGTATCGGCAAGCCTTTGCCACGATCACGTTAGCACCATTCGCTTTCTTCCTTGAAAG TAAGCAGACATCTCtatcatacaatttaatcatcaAGATCTTCTTGATTTCGTTATGCGG GCTCACCTTGAGTTTAAATCTCTACTCTGTTGCAATAAAATACACCACTGCAACATTTGCTGCTGCCACAACCAACACCATTCCTGTTCTTACCTTAATCATTGCTGTTTGCTTAAG GATGGAAAGCATATCGGTACGAAAATTTCCAGGACTAGCCAAGGTGTTAGGTTCAGTAATCAGTCTTTCAGGAGCTTTGGTGTTTGCTTTTGTTAAGGGGCCAACTATAAAGTTCATGAACTGGTATCCGGAAACTCAAAACCAAACTGCAGACTCCATTGCTAAGGATCACCCTGTTGGAGTGTGGATAAAAGGTTGCCTTATCATGCTTTCAGCCAATACAGCATGGTCCATGTGGCTTGTTTTGCAG GGTCGCATAGTGAAGCAATATCCGGCCAAACTACGCCTCACTGCTCTACAATGCTTCTTTAGTTGCATTCAATCGGCAATTTGGGCAATTGCAGCAGAGAGAAATCCATCAGCCTGGAAACTTGGATGGGATGTTCATCTTCTAGCTGTAATCTATTGT GGTGTAATTGTTGCTGGCATCACATACTGGCTTCAAGTATGGACTATAGAGAAGAAAGGTCCAGTTTTCACAGCAATCTTCACTCCATTAGCTCTAGTCATAACAGCAATCTTCTCTGCATTCTTGTGGAAGGAAACCCTTCACTGGGGAAG TGTTGCCGGGGTTGTCCTACTGGTTGGTGGTCTTTACAGTGTGTTGTGGGGTAAGAagaaagaagatgagaaaatggTTAGAAATGAACAAAATCCCGGTACTAATAAAGAAGAAATTGTACTGGAGTGCATTACACATCAGTGA